The Rufibacter sp. DG15C region CTCTATCTATCATCCAGAGGCCGCGCAGACAGATGATTCCCCATTGATCACCGCAGATGGTTCCCGCATTAATCCCAAGAACCCCAAGAAGCATCGTTGGCTGGCATTGTCCCGCAACCTGCTTACTAGATGGGGAGGAGATTTTGATTATGGCGACTCTGTGAAGGTAACAGGTATTTCAAAAGAACTAGATGGCATATATGTAGTAAGAGATGCCATGCACCGCAGAATCAGAAACAGAGTTGACATTCTGGTGGGACCCAAAGACAAAGCAATGGGTTTCTGGCAAGACGTAGAGCTGACTAAGCTGTAATAGCAATTTCTTTTCACCTATATGCCCAACCTCTCTCCAGGTTGGGTTTTTTTATGTCTTTTTCTGAAAGGTGAAAAGCGCCTCTGCATTGAGATAGAAGGGTTTTGATGCCACCAAACCAACTCCATAAGAATATAGGTTTTTCAAATTGGCATGGTTTTTCATTTAAACACGGCAAGAACGCAGGTGTTCAAAAACATGATAAATCTATACCAGATGAAAAAGATACTAGTAGCGGCATTGGCGTTGGTAGCCGGCGTAGTGACCGAAGGATTTGCCCAGGACGGGGGCATGAAAGTGGGCTTTAGAGGCGGCTACGGCATGGCCGGCTGGCAAGGCGAAACCATGAAGAGCGTCAACGACATGCTGGAGTTTACAGACGGCAACGTGAAGACCAAGATGCGCCCTGGGTTCCATGGTGGCATGTATGTGAGCATACCCCTGGGTGCAGGCTTTGAGTTTGAACCGGGCGTGCAGTACGCACAAAAAGGGATGGTGCTGGAAGGGACCGTGCCAGGCAAGGCAGGTGAGTATATGAACGCCAAGGTTACCGTCACCAACAAATCAGATTACATAGAGGTGCCTTTGCTGGCCAAGCTGTATGTAGCTGGGGGCTTGAATTTGTTTGCCGGGCCGCAGGTGTCCCTACTGGTGAACAACAAGCTTAACGTGAGCGCAGGGGCTTTGGGTATTTCTGCCTACAACAATGACTTTGACTGGGACATGGGGCAACGCCAGATAGACGTAGGGATGGCCGCCGGACTGGGCTACCAGTTTGCCAATGGCTTAAACCTGAGCGGAAGCTATGACATGGGCTTAACCACCGTGGACGAGGGAGCAGATTATAAAACCTATAACCATGGCTTTAAAGGCTCCATAGGGTTTAGGTTCTAAAAAGATATAGTGAATGTGTTATAGGATAAGGTAAGAAAAGCGGCGGGCATTGCCCGCCGCTTTTCTTTATGCCTTCTTAGATTTGCTAGAAGTGCCTTTTCCGGTAGAGCCGGCAGTAGACCCGTTAGAGCCTTCCTTCTTGCCCAGACCAGACAGGTCAATGTTTTTGGTTAGGCTGGTAATACCGGCCATCAATTTATCCGTTGGTATGCGCTTGGTGATCAATCCATATACCAAAGCGGCTCCTGCGGCGGCACCCGCGGCGTACAAAGCCGTCTTTAAAGGCGTAAGCCCTTGGGCTGAAGAACCGTTGCTGGAGTAGTCTCCCTGATAGAAAGAATCTGGTGAAGATGAGCCCCGCATCTGGTGCAGACGTTGCAATACTTCAGAAGAAGCCTCGCGCTGGCGCAAGATAGTGCCACGCACGTCATACGGCAGTTCATGGTCTAAGGCGTCACGGTAGGCTTTCTGGGCCCACTCTTCGCCATATATGTTGGAGCCTAAAATGGCATCTTCGTCGCGGCCAGTCAAGGCAGCTTTAAAGTCCATCCACTGGCGGTACAGCTTTCCTTTGACCGTGGTGTCACGCTCTGGGCTTCCGCCGTGGCGCTGAATGATCATGTTCAATTCATTGGCAAACGCCAAACGCTGCTGAGAGAATTTGCGGTAGATGTCTCTGCGCAAGTCATCTTTGGTTTCCTGGGCGGCGCGCTCGTAGCCTTCCATCCCGTCATGGACAAACTCGTTGAGTTCTCTTAGAACCGCAACAATTTTCTTGTTTTCGTTTGATGGCATATTGGTGGTTTTGGTTTTCAACTCATATCAACGTGAACCAACCATGCAGGGTTAAACAAAATAGAACTATAGAGGACAAACTTAGGTGAAAAACTACTCGCAGTTGGCAAAGAACTGCAGCATTCCTTTACGGCCGCTCTCCAGCAAAGTCTGCTTGTCCTTCTCAGACAATCGCTTGATTTTAGGCCCGAAACCTGCCGTGCTCACAGACACCGTCCGGTCCCAGTCGGCGGGGGTAAGCTCATGGCGGTTCAGGTTTTCGGCCACAATACGGTAGAAGGCGTTTATGTAATCTGTGAAGGAATCAATAGAGTTGGGTGCCAGTCCTTTCCGCTCCAAGTCATAGGCAATCTGCTCTTCGTGGTCCAGGCGTATGCCAATGGTCTCTGGGTTAATGAACCGGGTCTTGGGCATTTCTGCTGATGCTCCAGCAGCGAAATATTTGGGGTGGTCAAACACTAGCAAGGGGAAATCCATGAGCACGCCGCCGTCTACCATCACGTCTGTGACATGGTTGGGCTGCGGCGTTGGGTACACTTTACCGGTGCTGTCCATGAATACCGCCTGAAAAAACATGGGAATGGACATGGAGATACGTACCGCGTCCTTCACGCGCATGTTAGGATACGTCTCATGACTGAAAATCTCAGTGCGTTGCCGGGATAGGTTGGTGCCCGTAATGTACAAATCTCTATAGCCGTTTTTTCCTGCCAGCGCATGTAGTTCCTGAAAGGTAAGATCGGCGTTTCCGGTGCGTTTCTCAATGAGGGCAGAGATCCATTGTGTGAACTTTTCGCCGCGGTACCAGCCGTAGCGGTTGGCCATGCGCGTGAAGCCGCCGATGAACAGGAACCGCCCATCTGCGAACTTCTGAACGGGCGTCTCAAAGGTTACTTTGGTGATTTCCTGCGGTGAATACCCTACTGCTAACAAACACGCCTGAATAGCCCCTGCGGACGTTCCTGAAATACGCTCAATGGGCTGTAAAAACCCGCGTTTGTCCAGTTCTGCCAGCGCGCCGCCATACGCAATACCCCTGATGCCGCCGCCCTCCAACGCCAAGTTTTTGTAGACATGGGTAGGCGTGGCCGTTTGCGCGAAGGTGATGGTTGGTGAGAGACTTAGAGAAAGAAACAGGCTGAAGGAAATCCGTTTTAAGGCTATTTTCCGGAAATCAGGGCAAAAACGAAGCGGCATAAAGGGCATTCAGAAGATTATGAGCACAAGTTACTCAATTGGTTAAGTATTCCTGAAGACTCTTCTAGTTCCTGCTATCTATTATTTAGGGAGGCCTGAAAAAGAAATGTCGTTTTTGGCCTGTTTTCCGAGAAACAGGCCAAAAACGACATTTACAAGTCTATTGTCTATCGTCTAATATCTAGATCTAGCGTCTTACAACTCAATCCACCTCAAACTCCATAGGCAAGTTAAACGGCAGTTGGCGGCGTTTGCTGCGGCCGTTCAAGTCTTCAAGAAACATATTGAGCGTGTCCTGGTACTCTAGGTGGTAGTCTTCGTGCAGGTGCTTTCTAATGAGCATGATGGTGCGCAACACCATGCGCGCCGTGGCTACATAAAAGGTTTTGTAAACGCTCTCAAACTGTCCTGTGAAATTGTCAAAGATGAGTTGCAACGTGTAGATGTGCAGTTCTATCTCGCCTTTGCGGTCTTTAGTAATGCGTTGGTAGCGGGCAATTTCCTGGGTTACCTTTTTCATGCCGCGACTCAAGGCCTTGCTCAGGCTTCTCCCGGATACGGTGAACAGAATCTCATGGATGGCCTCAGAACTGCGCTCAAATACGGTCTCCTGGGTAATCTCATCCAGCAGCTCATAGGCCAGCGTGTCATAGGCTTCGGCGTCTTTGCGCACCAACCGCAGAATCAGGGCTTCCTTTTCTTTCTCACTTAGCTTTTTCACCGCCTGTTTAAACGGGGCAGAAGGTACGGGCATGCTATTAATTAAAAATTGATAATTAAGAATTAATAATTGGGAAAGCCTCTGATAAATAGGCTTCGCTCAAATCTTTAGCAAAAGTACGGGTTTGTTAGCAAAAGCGTTCATAGTGGCTTGGTAATGAGGCGAAATTCTTGCAAATGGTGGTTGGTTTGCTTTTGCTTAAGTTAGTTTGAGCTACTTTCTCTATGGGCTTCAAAGAAGTTTAATGTCTTGAATCTTGCATCTAAAGTCTGGCAAAAATTGAAGTCTTGCGTCCTGTGTCTTACATCTTGTGTCTCTATTATGTAATTTGAGCCGCAAACAGACTTGAGATTATGAGCCATACAGATAGATTAGCCGGCATACGGCAACAGATGCAGGAGCAGGGCGTGAATGCGTATATCATCCCTTCGGCGGACCCGCACATGAGTGAGTACCTACCCGACTATTACAAGGGCATTTACTTCGCCTCGGGCTTTACCGGTTCGGCGGGCACGCTCGTGATAACGCCAGACTTTGCCGGCCTCTGGACCGATGCCCGCTATTTTGAGCAGGCCGAAGAGCAATTGGCTGGCTTCGGTTTTGAATTGGTGAAACTGAAAGTGCAGCACAGCCCCGAGTACATTCAATGGCTAGGCAGCCGCCTGAAAAAAGGGGAGACCGTGGCGTTTGACGGGCGCCTCATGTCTTTGCAATTGGCCCAGCTTCTGCAACAGCAACTAGGCAGCCGCGGCATTCAGTTAGCCGGACAGCATGATTTCCTGAACGCCGTCTGGGCTGACAGACCATCCTTGCCTACGGCGCCGGCTTTTTTGCTGGATGAGAAAATCACCGGCAAATCTGCAGAAGAAAAACTACAGGAGGTGCGCTCAGCGTTGAAAGTGGCTGGAGCGGATTATCATTTAATCTCTTCCCTGGATGACATTGCCTGGCTCTTTAACCTGCGCGGCAGCGACGTGAAAGCCAATCCGGTGGTGCTGAGCTTCGCGCTGATAAGCCAGGACAAGGCCGTTCTATTTATTGACGACGTTAAGCTCACAGACCAGGACAAAGCACGCTTAGAGAAAGCTGGCGTAACCTTGCAGGCCTATGACGCAGTGGCCAACGCCCTAAGCCAACTACCTGCTTCTTCTACCATCTTCCTGGACCCGAAACGTACCTGCCAGGCCTTGTTTGAACAAGTGCCTACCCAAATGGGCGTGGTGCAGGACACCAACCCAAGCACAGTCTTAAAGGCGGTGAAGAACGAAGTAGAGGCGGCCAATACCAGAATCACTATGGTGAAAGACGGCGTAGCCTTGACCCGTTTCTTTAAATGGCTGGAAGAGAACCTGGGCAAAACAGAAATCACCGAAATCTCTTTGGCCGACCAACTACGCGCCTTTAGAGCAGAGCAGGACGGTTTTGTGGGCGAAAGCTTTGACACCATTGCCGGCTACCGAGAGCACGGCGCTTTGCCCCACTATAAAGCTACCCCAGAAAGCGACGTGCCGCTCAAAGCCGAAGGATTGTTCCTGCTGGATTCGGGCGGGCAATACCAGACGGGTACCACAGACATTACCCGCGTCATCTCCTTGGGCAAACTCACCGAAGAAGAGAAAGCCGACTACACGCTGGTGTTGAAAGGCATGATTGACGGCTCCACGGCCCGCTTCCCGAAGGGCACGCGCGGCTACCAGATTGACGCCATCACCCGCAAGCCGCTCTGGGACCACGCCCGCAACTACGGCCACGGCACCGGCCACGGCGTAGGCTTCTTCCTGAACGTGCACGAAGGCCCGCATGTCTTCAACGCCACCCCTACGCCCATTGACATTGAACTGGGCATGATTACCTCAGTAGAGCCCGGAATTTACCGCCCGGGCCGCTATGGCATCCGCATAGAGAACCTGGTGCTGACCATTGTCGATGAAGTAAACGAGTTTGCCGAGTTCTATACCTTTGAGACCCTGACTCAGTTTATCATTGACACGGCACCGGTAAATAAGGATTTGCTGGAAAAACACCATATTCAATGGCTCAACAGCTACAACCAGGGCGTGGTGGAAAAGCTGGGACCGCACTTAACTGAAGAAGAATTAGCTTGGCTTAAAGAAAAGGCGATGGCTATTTAAATTTAAAAACCTAATTAGAAAGAGAGCGACACCAAAGGTGTTGCTCTCTTTCGTTTTTGGGCTGTTTTCCAGAAACCAGGGCAAAAGCGGCGGCTGTAAAAAAATATAGTTGTTAATTTTTCGGTTGTGGAGGGATGGTGGAAAGGCTTGTTTTGTAGTATAATCTAATACGCTATGAGCCACTATACCACCTTCTTACAGCTTCATCAACAACCAGAACCTTTCCTGTTGGGTAACGCTTGGAACGTATCCAGCGCGCAGGCCCTGGAGAAAGCCGGCTTCAAGGCCATCGGGACTTCCAGCGCCGCTATTGCGCATTCCTTGGGCTATCAAGATGGAGAACAGATGCCTTTTTCTGAGTTGGTCTACATGGTTTCCAGAATAGTGCAGTGCGTAAAACTGCCAGTAACTGTAGACATAGAAACGGGCTATGCAGAAACCGCCGAAGAGATAGCAGAGAACATTGCCCAACTGCACCAACTTGGGGTGGTAGGCATCAATCTGGAAGACTCAACCGTGCTGGGTGCCCGTACCCTGCAGCCCGCCGAAAGTTTTGCCCAAAAGCTGAAGCAGGTGAGACAGTTGCTTGACCAAAAGCAGGTGCAGGTGTTTTTGAACATCAGGACAGACGCCTTTTTGCTTGGCCTGGAAGAC contains the following coding sequences:
- a CDS encoding patatin-like phospholipase family protein — encoded protein: MPLRFCPDFRKIALKRISFSLFLSLSLSPTITFAQTATPTHVYKNLALEGGGIRGIAYGGALAELDKRGFLQPIERISGTSAGAIQACLLAVGYSPQEITKVTFETPVQKFADGRFLFIGGFTRMANRYGWYRGEKFTQWISALIEKRTGNADLTFQELHALAGKNGYRDLYITGTNLSRQRTEIFSHETYPNMRVKDAVRISMSIPMFFQAVFMDSTGKVYPTPQPNHVTDVMVDGGVLMDFPLLVFDHPKYFAAGASAEMPKTRFINPETIGIRLDHEEQIAYDLERKGLAPNSIDSFTDYINAFYRIVAENLNRHELTPADWDRTVSVSTAGFGPKIKRLSEKDKQTLLESGRKGMLQFFANCE
- a CDS encoding porin family protein, whose product is MKKILVAALALVAGVVTEGFAQDGGMKVGFRGGYGMAGWQGETMKSVNDMLEFTDGNVKTKMRPGFHGGMYVSIPLGAGFEFEPGVQYAQKGMVLEGTVPGKAGEYMNAKVTVTNKSDYIEVPLLAKLYVAGGLNLFAGPQVSLLVNNKLNVSAGALGISAYNNDFDWDMGQRQIDVGMAAGLGYQFANGLNLSGSYDMGLTTVDEGADYKTYNHGFKGSIGFRF
- a CDS encoding PA2169 family four-helix-bundle protein; the protein is MPSNENKKIVAVLRELNEFVHDGMEGYERAAQETKDDLRRDIYRKFSQQRLAFANELNMIIQRHGGSPERDTTVKGKLYRQWMDFKAALTGRDEDAILGSNIYGEEWAQKAYRDALDHELPYDVRGTILRQREASSEVLQRLHQMRGSSSPDSFYQGDYSSNGSSAQGLTPLKTALYAAGAAAGAALVYGLITKRIPTDKLMAGITSLTKNIDLSGLGKKEGSNGSTAGSTGKGTSSKSKKA
- a CDS encoding isocitrate lyase/phosphoenolpyruvate mutase family protein, which codes for MSHYTTFLQLHQQPEPFLLGNAWNVSSAQALEKAGFKAIGTSSAAIAHSLGYQDGEQMPFSELVYMVSRIVQCVKLPVTVDIETGYAETAEEIAENIAQLHQLGVVGINLEDSTVLGARTLQPAESFAQKLKQVRQLLDQKQVQVFLNIRTDAFLLGLEDAVQETLYRVGLYQAAGADGIFVPGLVRSEDIRQITAAIHLPVNVMSLPTLAPFEELEQGGVKRVSMGNFGHQAVYQHMENQMQAINTTKSFTSLY
- a CDS encoding aminopeptidase P family protein, whose amino-acid sequence is MSHTDRLAGIRQQMQEQGVNAYIIPSADPHMSEYLPDYYKGIYFASGFTGSAGTLVITPDFAGLWTDARYFEQAEEQLAGFGFELVKLKVQHSPEYIQWLGSRLKKGETVAFDGRLMSLQLAQLLQQQLGSRGIQLAGQHDFLNAVWADRPSLPTAPAFLLDEKITGKSAEEKLQEVRSALKVAGADYHLISSLDDIAWLFNLRGSDVKANPVVLSFALISQDKAVLFIDDVKLTDQDKARLEKAGVTLQAYDAVANALSQLPASSTIFLDPKRTCQALFEQVPTQMGVVQDTNPSTVLKAVKNEVEAANTRITMVKDGVALTRFFKWLEENLGKTEITEISLADQLRAFRAEQDGFVGESFDTIAGYREHGALPHYKATPESDVPLKAEGLFLLDSGGQYQTGTTDITRVISLGKLTEEEKADYTLVLKGMIDGSTARFPKGTRGYQIDAITRKPLWDHARNYGHGTGHGVGFFLNVHEGPHVFNATPTPIDIELGMITSVEPGIYRPGRYGIRIENLVLTIVDEVNEFAEFYTFETLTQFIIDTAPVNKDLLEKHHIQWLNSYNQGVVEKLGPHLTEEELAWLKEKAMAI